A region from the Strix uralensis isolate ZFMK-TIS-50842 chromosome 24, bStrUra1, whole genome shotgun sequence genome encodes:
- the C24H1orf162 gene encoding transmembrane protein C1orf162 homolog, whose protein sequence is MGGGSSKPKAVPVTPEPISTTVTVHTTVYTSATDLKSSEVKCWIDNHEILYILLAFISGILSTLLVFAIIYLFRRKCKRSHQNLQEPVPSLTGTEESAKNIQNEVAYTTLAFQRNQTPVVVS, encoded by the exons ATGGGAGGTGGTTCCTCAAAACCCAAAGcag ttcCAGTTACACCAGAACCCATTTCCACTACTGTCACTGTACATACCACTGTATATACCTCTGCGACTGACTTAAAATCTTCAGAAGTCAAATGCTGGATTGATAA CCATGAAATACTCTACATATTGCTAGCCTTTATCTCTGGCATCCTGTCAACTCTTCTGGTTTTTGCAATCATCTACCTCTTCAGAAGAA AGTGTAAAAGATCCCACCAGAACTTACAGGAGCCAGTCCCCTCCCTGACAGGGACTGAGGAATCTGCTAAAAACATCCAG AATGAGGTTGCCTACACCACTCTGGCCTTCCAGCGGAACCAGACACCAGTGGTTGTGTCATGA